The window AATTTAAGCCTACTTCTATCTCAGTGGCATTGTACCACTTGTGTTGCATGAAAATTCCCTCCGTCACGTTGCATATTCACTAAGTTTGTTAGTTCATTATTTTCATCAATTTATTCACTTATTTACGTTCGCCCTGTAAATAATGTCCTTCTTATCATACCATTTTTCAATCAAAGGTTGTATGTATAAGCTATTGCCCTATTCATTTTGTTTTCTTTCGTTTAAAATAGTGTAGATATTGTTTATTTAAGGAGCGTAATACTTTATGACAAAAGTCATTGAAGCGGATACAAACTTTAAAGTATGGTGGCATTTAACACGTCCTCATACATTAACAGCTTCTTTTGTACCCGTATTTTTAGGAACAGCCATTGCTTTAGCTGTAGAAAATCAAGTAATTAATTATTTACTCTTTTTTGCGATGCTTATAGCAAGTATGTTAATACAATCAGCAACGAATATGTTTAACGAATATTATGATTTTAAACTCGGGCTTGATAACGAAGATTCTGTTGGAATTGGTGGAACAATCGTCCGTCACGGGGTTGCCCCTAAAACGATCATGATGATTGCACTAAGCTTTTACGGCATCGCCATTCTATTAGGTATTTATATTTGTGCAGTTTCCTCTTGGTGGCTTGTCTCAGTCGGTTTAGTCTGTATGCTGATCGGTTTTTTATATACAGGCGGGCCATATCCAATTGCCTACTCACCATTTGGAGAACTTGTATCAGGTGCTGTTATGGGAATGGGCATTGTGTTAATCGCATTTTTCATCCAAACAAAAACGGTTACAATCGATGCGGTACTCATTTCCGTACCAAGTATGATTTTAGTTGGTGCGATTATGCTCTCTAATAATATTCGAGATATTGTTGGAGATACCGAGGGCGGTCGTAAAACAATGGCGATTTTAGTCGGTCGTCATCACGCGATTACTATTTTAGCTTTATTCTTTATCGTTTCGTATTTGTGGATTATTGGTTTAGTCATTTTCAATGGGTTAACGTCATGGTCTTTACTTGTACTATTAAGTATTAAAAAACCAATCGATGCGGTTCAATTATTCCGTGCGAAAGAGCTGCCACTAGAAGTAATGCCTGCAATGAAATATACCGCACAAACGAATACTTTTTTCGGCTTCCTACTTGGCATCGGCATTATTATTTCTTACCTCCTGTAATGGACATAGTAATATTACAATTTGATGTCCTACACTTTTTACATTAAAAAATCCAACCATTTGTGCAAATTTTGCACGAATGGCTGGATTTTTTTATAGCGAACATTGTTATACATCATCGGAATGTTCGACACATGTGAGAGCTGTTGGAACCACTTCTAATCGTTCATATGGAATTTCCTTATGACACTCGATACATTGACCATAAGTCCCTTCCTTTATTGCTTTTAAAGCGAGTTGTATTTTTTCAATTTCTTCTTCTTTAAAATCGTCCATCGCAATTTCTGTCGTTACCGTTGTTAAATCTGTTGCAGCATCTGCCGGGTGCGTTTCTACCGATGACAGCTCCGAATTTTCCGCAGTTGGTACCTCATGAATATGCGATTGTAAATTCATTAATTCATCCGTTAACTGTTTTTTTAATTGATTTAGTTTATTTGCATCCATTTTTAGTCCCCCTAATCCCTATATTTATTTCCTATATTTTTGATTTTAAACATAGCTAGGGAATTAGAAATTTAACTTGTTTCATCATTCGTTACCTACTTCTATAAGTAGGTGATGAATTCCAAAAATGCATTTTTTTAAGTGAGGGTTCAAACCCCGGCGGATGTCACAGATTTTTAGGAGAGTTTTTCGAGCGAGCTCGAAAAAAATCTGAACACGAGTTAGCTTAGGCGTAATTGATGCGTAAGCATAATTACTTCACATATTCCATAATCGCATCATGTAAAAATTGCGTTGCGCCCTTACCAACACGCTCGTCATAATATGCAGTAAAGCGCTCGTCATGTA is drawn from Solibacillus sp. R5-41 and contains these coding sequences:
- a CDS encoding 1,4-dihydroxy-2-naphthoate polyprenyltransferase, whose protein sequence is MTKVIEADTNFKVWWHLTRPHTLTASFVPVFLGTAIALAVENQVINYLLFFAMLIASMLIQSATNMFNEYYDFKLGLDNEDSVGIGGTIVRHGVAPKTIMMIALSFYGIAILLGIYICAVSSWWLVSVGLVCMLIGFLYTGGPYPIAYSPFGELVSGAVMGMGIVLIAFFIQTKTVTIDAVLISVPSMILVGAIMLSNNIRDIVGDTEGGRKTMAILVGRHHAITILALFFIVSYLWIIGLVIFNGLTSWSLLVLLSIKKPIDAVQLFRAKELPLEVMPAMKYTAQTNTFFGFLLGIGIIISYLL
- a CDS encoding TraR/DksA C4-type zinc finger protein produces the protein MDANKLNQLKKQLTDELMNLQSHIHEVPTAENSELSSVETHPADAATDLTTVTTEIAMDDFKEEEIEKIQLALKAIKEGTYGQCIECHKEIPYERLEVVPTALTCVEHSDDV